In Aeromicrobium marinum DSM 15272, one genomic interval encodes:
- a CDS encoding transposase: MPAAKPEEFRRRAVELARSGDKPVAQIAKDLGISESGLRRWMAQAEVENGERPGLSKDERSELVRLRRENRVQAMEIEILKRASAYFAKENVLPK; the protein is encoded by the coding sequence ATGCCTGCAGCAAAGCCCGAGGAGTTCCGTCGCAGGGCGGTGGAGTTGGCGCGGTCCGGTGACAAGCCGGTGGCGCAGATCGCGAAGGACTTGGGGATCAGCGAGTCCGGTCTTCGCCGGTGGATGGCGCAGGCCGAGGTCGAGAACGGTGAGCGTCCCGGTTTGAGCAAGGACGAGCGGTCCGAGCTGGTGCGTCTTCGTCGTGAGAATCGTGTTCAGGCGATGGAGATCGAGATCCTGAAGCGGGCGTCGGCGTACTTCGCCAAGGAGAACGTCCTCCCAAAATAG
- a CDS encoding IS3 family transposase, with protein sequence MICRVLGVSTSGYYEWRSRPPSARDVADAHLLNVIREIHAASRQTYGVRRVHAELRLGRQIRCSRGRVERLMVLGGLQGVHRRKWRHAGGRSPAVFEDHVRREFVADAPDKLWVTDITQHRTVEGWVYCAAVIDVYSRRCVGWSIADHLRTELVVDAIDMARWRRKPLPGTVVHSDRGTQFTSWLFGNRLREAGLMGSMGKVACAYDNSLMESFFGSMQIELLDRRNWSTRAELANGIFEWIEAFYNPTRRHSSLDYLSPIEYETLHTATDQAA encoded by the coding sequence GTGATCTGCCGGGTCCTGGGTGTCTCGACGTCGGGCTACTACGAGTGGCGCAGCCGGCCGCCATCGGCGCGTGATGTCGCCGACGCGCACCTGCTGAACGTCATCCGCGAGATCCATGCCGCGTCGCGGCAGACCTACGGGGTCCGGCGGGTCCACGCCGAACTGCGCCTGGGCCGCCAGATCCGGTGCAGTCGCGGCCGGGTCGAACGGCTCATGGTCCTGGGCGGCCTGCAGGGTGTTCACCGCCGCAAATGGCGCCACGCAGGTGGCCGGTCGCCGGCGGTGTTCGAGGACCACGTCAGACGCGAGTTCGTTGCTGATGCGCCCGACAAGCTGTGGGTCACCGACATCACCCAACACAGAACCGTCGAAGGGTGGGTCTACTGCGCTGCGGTGATCGACGTCTACTCCCGCCGATGCGTCGGGTGGTCGATCGCCGATCACCTGCGCACCGAGTTGGTCGTCGACGCGATCGACATGGCCAGATGGCGTCGCAAGCCGTTGCCGGGAACGGTGGTCCACTCCGACCGCGGAACCCAGTTCACGTCCTGGCTGTTCGGCAACCGGCTCCGCGAGGCCGGACTGATGGGATCGATGGGCAAGGTCGCCTGCGCCTACGACAACTCCCTCATGGAGTCGTTCTTCGGCTCGATGCAGATCGAACTGCTCGACCGCCGGAACTGGTCAACCCGCGCCGAGCTGGCCAACGGGATCTTCGAGTGGATCGAAGCGTTCTACAACCCGACCCGCCGCCACTCGAGCCTGGACTACCTCAGCCCAATCGAGTACGAAACCCTTCACACCGCCACCGACCAAGCGGCATGA